One Maribacter sp. HTCC2170 genomic window, CATAGTTGGCGTAGGCCATGTTCAGGTGCAATGAACCATTTTGATATTTAAACTCTGAAGTTAGCCCTGCTCGTTTTTGATTACTTAAAAAACGGTAATTGGCATCAAAAAGCCCAAACGATTCGTCATATTCAGTATTCAATTTTGTTTGATTAGCGTATACTCCAATTGTAAACTTATCAGAAACTTGATAGCCCAATTTTATATCGGTATTTATTTGAGAATAAGAATCTTCAAAATTCTGCGGAGTAATTATTGCGGAAAGGCCGTCAGAATAACGATTCGAAAAACCTACTTGATAAGTAAATGCATCTAAAGTACCACCTAAACTAGCACTATTGAATGCCTGGGCCAAATTATAATTCTGGTCGTCACTATTTTGATTAGTTCCTCTTGACGCTTGAACATTAAGTGAAATACTTTGTTCAGAGACTTTTTTGGTAGTTATATTGATTACTGCCGTTGCCGCATTAGTACCGTACAAAGTACTTGCAGCACCTTTTAATATTTCAATAGACTCAATATTAGCTGCGGAAAGTAAGCGTAAATCATACTCTTGGGAAAATGATGAAGGGTCAGATACCCGGACCCCATCAATCAACACAAGAACCTGTCGTCCCCTTCCTCCTCTTGCAAAAACACCTAGAATACTACCGTCGGCTCCTCTACTCCCAGCAATCTCGATTCCGCTTTTGGAATTAATGATATCCGCTACTGATTTGCCTTGATTATGTTGTAACTCTTCTGAACCGATTTTAATTACCGTTTTACCTGAATTTTCTCGTTTTAGTTCAAAACGGGAATCGCTAACAACAACTTCATCCAATTGTTGTACGTTAATCGAATCGTTCTGCATTTCCTGTGCAGCAATACTAGCACTTACCAACACGGCAGCGCCTAAACTCATGATTTTTTTGTTCATTTCAAAAAGTGAATAAACGGGAGTGTGGTATGTCTTTATTCATACGAAAACTTTTATCCCGAAAGTTTAACAATGTTTGTTTGAAGTTGGCAGGTCTCCTGACTTGTTCAATGTTATTTCGCCTTCCCATCCATCTACGGACAGTGACTTTGAAGAAAACAACACCCTCTTTTATAGAGGTGCCAAATCAAGTTTGGCATAAACTTACAGTTGCGGGAACAGTACCAGATTTTCACTGGATTCCCTTTTAATTTAGTCACCGTGAAAGTGACAAAACCAAATTCAGTGCAAAAATAAACCTAATAAACTATTTATCGTCTTTTTTCTTACTTAGTTTAATGGCCAACCAAATAAAACCGACTACAAAATGAAGAATGATAATGCCTGCTACTATATAGATTACTGCATTTGAACTATCTCTCATGTTTAAAATTTATTCAAAAGTAAAATACAATATCCTTTAAAATTGTGACATTTGTTACCTTGCGCAAATTGGTATAACATTTCATCCATATTTCAATATGAACATTAGAATCCTTGCAATCTTATTTGTTTTTCTTTCTTCCTGCAAGGAAGCAAAGAAGGCAGAATTGCCAAATCCAGTTACAACAAATTCCACCTCAATTGAATATGCCAAGGGGTTTACTATTGAAAAACAATCAAACGGAATAACTGTAATGAATATATCTTCACCATGGCCAAATGCCAAAACTGGATTTAAATATGCCCTGGTACCAAAGGATAAAATGGCATCCATCAGTTTGAACAAGAATGAATTTGATGCAATTATTGGTACCCCAATAAATTCAATGGTCGCAACTTCTACAACGCATATTCCAGCTTTGGAAGCTCTTGGTGAAATTAAAAAATTGACGGGTTTCCCCGACACACAATACATTTCTTCGAAAAAAGCAAGAAATCGTATTGACGAAGGAAAAATCAAAGAATTGGGGAACAATGAATCCATTAACACCGAGATGGTCATTGAATTGCAACCTGAAGTGGTCATAGGGTTCAGCATCAACAGTCAAAACAAAGCGTATGAAACTTTAATGCGTTCAAACATTCCAGTGGTTTATAATGGGGATTGGACGGAGGAAACCCCATTGGGAAAAGCAGAATGGATTAAATTCTTTGCCCCTTTCTTTCAAAAAGAGCAATTAGCGGATAGTATTTTCAAGGAAATTTCAAATTCTTATAATCAAGCCAAATCTTTGGCTAAAAAAGCAAAAAACAGGCCTACTGTTTTAAGTGGGGCGCTGTACAAAGATGTATGGTATTTACCCGGAGGCAATAGTTGGGCTGCAAAATTTATTGAAGATGCGAATACCGAATACCCTTGGTCAGACAATGAGCAGACAGGGAGTCTTAATATGAGTATCGAAAGTGTTTTGGCCGAAGGTCATGATACTGACTTTTGGATATCACCTTCTCAATTCATTTCATATGAAGAAATGAAGAATGCAAATGTTCATTACCTAAAGTTTAAGGCGTTTCAAAACAAAAACATCTATACATTTGCAAACACCAAAGGAGATACTGGCGGACTTTTGTATTATGAACTGGCTCCAAATCGACCCGATTGGGTACTAAAAGACTTAATACACATTTTCCATCCAGAACTGTTACCTGATCATGAATTGTTCTTTTTTAAGCCATTGAATTAGTTTGTTTAACACCAGCAAATACAAATCTAGATTTCTATATCTGACGGCAGCACTATTGCTGTGCTTGATTGCGAACATTAGTTTAGGTTCTGTTTCTATTCCTTTTAGCGAAACAGTAAAGGCAATCTTGGGAAGTGAATTAAATAATGGTTCCTGGAGCTATATTGTGTGGAATTATCGAGTTCCAAAGGCATTGACTGCCATTCTTGTAGGTGGCGGACTTGCCCTAAGTGGGTTGTTGATGCAAACACTTTTCAGAAACCCTTTGGCGGGGCCATTCGTTTTAGGTATTAGTTCAGGAGCAAGTTTGGGGGCGGCACTTTTAATCATGGGCGCGTCTCTGTTTTCTGGTTTTTATGCAATAGGAATGATTGGTGATATTTCATTAGCCATAGCTTCTAGTATTGGTAGTTTTTTGGTTCTTTTGGTTGTTGTAATTGTAGCCTATAGAATAAAGGACACTATGGCCCTTTTGATAATTGGGCTCATGTTTGGAAGCATTACCGCGGCCGTGGTAAGTGTTCTTTCGTATTTCACAGATGCCGAAAAATTAC contains:
- a CDS encoding ABC transporter substrate-binding protein — translated: MNIRILAILFVFLSSCKEAKKAELPNPVTTNSTSIEYAKGFTIEKQSNGITVMNISSPWPNAKTGFKYALVPKDKMASISLNKNEFDAIIGTPINSMVATSTTHIPALEALGEIKKLTGFPDTQYISSKKARNRIDEGKIKELGNNESINTEMVIELQPEVVIGFSINSQNKAYETLMRSNIPVVYNGDWTEETPLGKAEWIKFFAPFFQKEQLADSIFKEISNSYNQAKSLAKKAKNRPTVLSGALYKDVWYLPGGNSWAAKFIEDANTEYPWSDNEQTGSLNMSIESVLAEGHDTDFWISPSQFISYEEMKNANVHYLKFKAFQNKNIYTFANTKGDTGGLLYYELAPNRPDWVLKDLIHIFHPELLPDHELFFFKPLN
- a CDS encoding FecCD family ABC transporter permease encodes the protein MCLIANISLGSVSIPFSETVKAILGSELNNGSWSYIVWNYRVPKALTAILVGGGLALSGLLMQTLFRNPLAGPFVLGISSGASLGAALLIMGASLFSGFYAIGMIGDISLAIASSIGSFLVLLVVVIVAYRIKDTMALLIIGLMFGSITAAVVSVLSYFTDAEKLQQYIYWSFGSVGNLTWQQLVILLAIVFIGVILSVLSIKALNSLLLGETYARSLGVDLKKSRYLIIAATGLLAGGITAFAGPIAFIGLAVPHLTRQIFNTTDHRILVPAVLIYGAILMLICDTVAQLPNSANVLPINAITSIVGAPVVIWLLVRKKKMIF